The sequence TTCTGCTTGATTTCTTCGCAGTAACGGGCGAGGACTTCAGCTTCTTTCTCCCTGCCCAGCAGCTTGCCCAGCATCCGGTAGGTGTCCCCCATGGTTTCGGTGGTGGCGGTGATATGAACTGTGGGTATACCTACCTGCTTTGAAAGTCCGTTCATATCGTCCGCGATGGTGGATTTGGGTTCCCCCACGTCAATGATAAGCTGAGGGTTAACTTTAGCTAGTTCCTCAAGATTCAGATCGGAGCTTCCGTACAGCTGGCCTAAAACGGGAAGGTTGTAGTATTTGGTATCGAGATATTCCTCGGCTGCCGGAGCCCATTTCGAGGAAAGGCCCGCAAACATATCCGGGGCCAGGGCGAAGAGGACGATTTGGGCCATAGAGCCGGAAGGGGCAATACGGGTAATATTTTTAGGGATTTCAACGACCCGCCCGGCTGAATCCGTAAAACTGACGGTCGCGCTGTCATCCGAACCGTTGCCGGCGGAGGCGGAAGCAGGCTGGTTGGGTCCGGTGAGTTTTCCGCAGGCAGTTGTCATGGTTAAGGCCAGACAAAGAAGGATGAGCACTGCTATAAGTTTTTTTCTCATGGGAAATCCTCCTTAAACTTTAATTTTTTTATACTAGATCCTCATACTGCTAACAGAACTAAAAAGGAGCGTACGAGTCGGGCAGCTTCGCCCACATCTAGGTAATACCTTGCAAACCAATGGCTCCGATTCCCACTCAAGCTATGTGAGCCGTACCGCCTCTCCGTGCAATGAGTTCACTCTTGCGGGCGAAGCTGCCTTCTTATGAAGTCATTGATTTTTTTGCATGGATTTTTTAGATTTCCTATGTATATAAGAAGAAAATCGCGGCAGGGAGCCAGCTTCGATAATGCTCTTCGGAATACAGACTCGGGCTTTATCGTCGTAGAGACTTTGCAGCTCAACGTCTATCCCGTAAAGCTGGTAAATCAGTTCTTGGCTAAATACCTGGCAGGGGGAACCCAGAGCCAGCACTTTGCCATCCTTCATTGCCAGGACCTTGTCTGAGAATAAAAAGGTCTGATCCGGATTATGGGTGGATTGGATAATGGTATACCCTTCTTTGGCCAAGGATTTGATCTGGGTGAGAACCCGGATCTGGTTGCCGAAGTCCAGGTTAGCTGTGGGTTCATCCAAGATCAGGATTTTGGCTTCCTGAACCAGGGCCCGGGCCATTAATACCAGCTGCCGTTCTCCGCCGCTGATCTGGGTATAGCCCCGCTCTTTTAAATGAATGATGCCCAGGCGTTCCAAGGCAGACTCCGCCAGTTTGCGCTGTTTGAGGCTGGGGCTGGAAAGGGAGGAGAGCTGAACGGTGGTGCCCATGAGAACCATATCGAAGACCGTATAGTTAAAGGAAGGGTAATGAGACTGAGGGATATAGGCGATGTACTGGGCCATTTCCCTGATTCCCAACTTGCGGATGTCCCTGCCGTTTAAAAGAGCCTTTCCCCTATACTTACTAAGCAGGCCGAGGATACAGCGGAAGAGGGTGCTTTTTCCAGTGCCATTAGGTCCCAGGATGGATAACAGTTCCTGATCCTTGGCTACAAAGTTGATCCTATCAAGGATAAGCCGGTCCCCATAGCTGAAACTCAGATTAGCAACCTCAATACTCAAAAACTTTCCCCCTTCCTGGTTATTAAGTAGACAAAAAAGGGTGCCCCGATAAACGCCGTGAGTATGCCCAAGGGGATTTCTGTTGTAAACAGATTTCTGGAGAAATTGTCTACAAATAAAAGAAAAATTGCCCCTAGCAGCATGGATGCTGGCATAAGGTGAATGAAATTGTTCCCTACCAGTTTTCTTGCTAAATGGGGAATGATCAGACCTACCCAACCGATCATGCCGCTTACGGATACACTGGCGGCTGTGACAAAGGTGGCGCAGATAATGACCAGCAGGCGGATTCTTTGAGCATTGACCCCCATAGTCTTGGCTTCTTCGTCCCCTAAGGTGAGAACATTCAGGCGCCAGCGCAAGAGGAGCAAAGGAATTAGCCCGAGGCTCATGGGGATGATGGAGAAGAGAATATCGCTGAACTTTGCCCCCGCCAGGCTTCCCATCAGCCAGTAAGTGATGGCGGGAAGCTGATCCGTGGGATCGGCTACTAATTTGATAAAAGAGGTGCCTGCCGAGAAGAGGGAGCTGATCATGATTCCTGACAGAACTAAAGCCAGAAGGCTTTTTCCCCGGGCGCGCCGACTGATAAGAAAGACTAAAGCTACTGTCAGAAGTGAGAAGAAAAAGGCGCTGAAGGTAATAAAAGTACTGCTTCTGTAATAAAGGATCGCCAAGGCAGCTCCAAAGGCAGCCCCCTGTGAGGCTCCCAAGACATCCGGAGAAGCCATAGGGTTTTGAAAAACCCCTTGATAAGCTGCGCCGGCAGCAGACAGGCAGCAGCCGACCAGACAGGCTAAAAGGATGCGCGGCAATCTGATATTGAGCAGCACGATTTCAACCTGATCGGGCCAGAATTTCTCTGCGGGATATAATTTCTCAAGCAAAATTCCCAGGAGTTCTCTGCTGGGGATAGGATAGCGGCCGAAGCGAATGGAGATGAAGATTGAGATGATAAGCAGAATGCCCAGACCGCAGACTACTGCTTGATTCCGGTTTATTTTCCTCGTAGTCTCACCGCCTTCAAAAAGAAACTGACATAAAATCGCCTAGCATAAATTAACATGCAGCAGTGTTTAAGAGAAGAAAAAGCCGGCAGGAAATGAGGAATCTTCTGATTTGTTAAAAATTATATAAGGGGATGAACACCTTGTCAATGAATAAAAGCAAATAAAACTATATATAAACAAATAAAAACTAACATAAATTAACTAGACATTGAGGTTATAAATAGTTAAATTTAAGATAACCAATAAAATAACCTAACAAAAACAAATAACTTATTGAAGGAAAGCGTTTGGAGGTTGTTATGAAACTGATAACAGTTGCCGGACCGCCCTCTTCGGGCAAGACATCGGTAATACTCAGACTGATTGAAGGGATGAATCGTCCTCAAGGCAGTATTGGGGTTGTGAAGTTTGACTGCCTGACTTCTTTTGACAATCTCAGCTATGCCGAGGCGGGGATTCCTGTGCATACCGGGTTTTCCGGCAAGGTATGTCCGGATCATTTTTTTGTAAGCAATATTGAAGATGCGGTTCAGTGGGGAGTGCAGTCAGGTTTTGAGGTGCTCATCACGGAGAGCGCCGGTCTCTGCAACCGCTGTTCCCCCTATATTAAAGGGATTCTGTCCGTCTGTGTCATTGACAATCTCTCCGGAGTGAATACCCCTCGCAAAATAGGCCCCATGCTCAAATATGCGGATATCGTGGTGGTGACCAAAGGAGATATTGTTTCCCAGGCCGAACGGGAGGTCTTTGCCTTCAATATCCGGCAGGTGAATTCAGCGGGGAAAGTCATTTTTTTGAACGGGATTACCGGACAAGGGGCCTTTATTCTGGCCAAATACCTGCAGCAGGCCGGGGAGATTCACAGCCTCAGGGATACTAGACTGCGTTTCACCACGCCGGCGGCGATCTGCTCTTATTGCACCGGAGAGACTAAAATCGGAGAGCCTTATCAGATGGGAATGATGAAGAAGATGGAGTTTAAAAGCCTATGACAGCAGATTTTTTGAGTATCCTGACCAGCCGGCCTCTGGCGGAGGTCTTGAGGGAATATCCCATCGGCTGGGACTTTCTGGCTAATTACCGGCTGCATAGTTTAGGGCCGGAGCTTTCTTTCTCTCAGGCCTTGCTGGAAGTGGAAGAGGAAGCTCTGGCAGAATTCGGCTTGGACCGGTTGGGAGCCTTAGAGGGCTTTGCTGAGTTTCTGGAGCAGTTTACTCCTAAAGAGAATCCCTTGACCGAGGTCAAGTCTATTACGATTATCGGCGGCTGGAATAAAGCCAAGAGCCCGGAAGCTGTCAGTCTGACAATTTCCGCCGGGGAAATCATCAGCATTGTCGGGCCCACGGGATCGGGGAAAAGCCGGCTGCTCAATGACATTGAGTGCCTGGCTCAGGGGGATACCCTCACGGGCAGGAGAATTCTGGTCAACGGGGCGGAACTGGATGACCTGCAGCGCTTCGAAATGGAAGGGAAACTGGTGGCTCAGCTTTCCCAAAATATGAATTTTGTCATGGATTTGACGGTTCGTGAATTTTTGGAGATGCATGCCAAATGTCGGCTTACACCTAATGTAGGAGAAGTGACAGCAATTTGTTTTCAGTGTGCCAATGAGCTGGCTGGGGAAAAATTCTCTGAAGACACTTTGGTAACTCAGCTCAGCGGGGGGCAGTCCCGGGCCCTGATGATCGCGGATACTGCCTTCATGAGTGAATCTCCCATCATCCTGATTGATGAAATCGAAAATGCCGGAATTAACCGGCGGCAGGCGATAGGACTTCTGGCCAAAAGGGAAAAGATTATTTTAGTCTCCACTCATGACCCTCTTCTGGCCTTGAGCGCCGACAAGCGGATTGTGATTCAAAACGGGGGAATCGCCAAAGTTATTGAGATTTCCGAGGCGGAGAAAGAGAGTTTGGGGATCATTGAAGACCTGGATAATACTATGCAGAGGCTGCGCACAGCGCTGCGGGCCGGGGAAGTGATCCGCATGAGAGATTTGGAAGAGCCTGGCTGATAAGGATTCAGTGGGGAAGTCATTTGTTAGTTGAAGATTGCCCAATCTAAAGGAGGGATTACGGTGTGGGAGTTATACGATGCTTTAATCGAAGGGATACCTGAAGATTACAGGGTTGATGAGCTGGTTTGCGGGTACCATTATACTTATGTCCGCAGCGGAGACGGTTCAGGAGTGGCTGCGGGGCGGCCCTATAATCAGCGGATGCCTATGTTTAACAAAAACCTCTTGGGCTCGCCCCTGCGGGAAGCGGCATCCTGTGTGAAATCATGGAACCTGATGGAGGCTGCTCTGGGATCTGCCGCCCTTAACGCTTACTACAATAATCCTCAGGTGGCCAGAGCCAACGGTGTGGAATTTTCCGATGCCCAGCGCGTGGAAGACCGGCGCTATGATCCCTTTATCATGTCTCAGAATGTGGTTAAGGGAAAAAAGGTTGTGGTTGTGGGGCATTTTCCCTACCTGGAGAACCTGCTGGAACCGGTCTGTGACTTTTCCATTATTGAATGGGACCCCTTAGAGGGGGACTACCCGATGTCGGCCTGTGAGTACTTGCTGCCTGAAGCAGATTATGCCTACCTTACCTGCACAGCTTTGGTGGATAAAACCCTGCCCCGGCTCCTGGAACTGACCAGAAATGCTGACCGTGTCTGCCTGGTGGGGCCTGCTACTCCCTTAGCTCCGGTGCTTTTTGACTACGGGATTGATGAACTGTCCGGGTTTCTCATTAAAGACAATGCTCAGGCTTTTAGGGTGGCAGCCGGGGCGGAACAGGTGAAGATTTTCCGAGCAGGCCAAAAGGTGGCTTTTAAAGCAGAAAGGCAGCAGGATCATGAATTTTGAATGGAATGCCCAGACCATTCGCTGGTATGAGGAGGCTAATGCCTATTCAGGGTTCTTCAGAAAAGTGGCTGACCTGATTGCTCCCATGCTGCGAAGTTATACCACCCTTTGCGATATCGGCTGCGGTCTGGGTCTTCTGGATCTGGAGCTCAGCCCCAGTATCGCAGGCATTACTTGTATGGATATTAACCCCAATGCCCTGGGGGCTTTGCAGAAACAGGTAGATGCCAGGCAGATCAGCAATATCCAGCCTAGGCTTATGGACTACAAGGATCTAAAGGAGGACTGGGACATTATCTGCATCAGCTTTTTTGGCAGCAGAGAAATTGAAGAATTTCTGCCCCACTGCCGGAAGCTGATTGCCGTGGTGGGCAAGAAACAGCAAACAGAGCTTTACCCGGAAAAATACCGGAAATTCTTGAAGAATACTCCTGAAAAGGTGGAGAATTTTCTCAAGGAGAAAAGGATCGACTATGTCCTCACGGAAGCGGCCTTTGAGTTCGGTCAGCCCTTTCACTCCCGGGCCGATGCAGAGGATTTCCTCCGGACCCATTGCCCAGCTATCAGTGCTGAGGACTTGAGCAATTTTTTGCTAAGGTCTCTCAAAACCACCGGGGACTCCCGTTTTCCATGGGTCATCCCCCGCTTGAAATCCATTGGAGTATTTGAGATTAAAGGGAGTCTGTGAGAAATGCATATCTTTTTGACCGGTGAAATCCAAATCGGCAAGAGTACAGTCATCAACAAGACTCTGGATTTGCTGCAGATAACCCCTCAGGGCTTCCGCACCTATTTCGGACCGGACCGGACTCAAGCAGACAGGCTGCTTTACCTGGATTCCGCAGCTAAGCCTCAGACTTTTAATGAAGAAAAGGCTGTTGTCCATTTTCGTGCAGAGCGGCCGCCGGAGGTTCTTGTTAAAAGGTTCGACGGCTTCGGTGCTCAGCTGATTCGCAGGGCCAGGGCTGATTCGGAATCGGCTCTGATTTTAATGGATGAATGCGGCAGTCTGGAAAGTGGGGCTCAGGTATTTCAGCAGGAGATTTTAGCGGCCCTGGATGGGAACAAGCCCATACTGGGTGTTGTCAAACTAACCAGCAGGGGCTGGACGGACCAAATCAGAGAGCACGCCCAGGTGGCCCTGCTCACGGTGACTCGGGAAAACAGAGATAGGCTGCCGGAGCTGCTTGCTCATTTTCATAGTGGCTAAGCGCCAAAGGAAGTTGAGAACGAAGTTGGTTATCTGAAGGCACTCTTGGCTTCTCAAAGGTAGATTTCTGCTAAAGATCAGGTTGAAAAAGGTGAATAGGCTTTTCAAGAACATCATAACTATCACTACAATTAACCGAACAGATGAAATAGGGCCTCACATTAGCAGGAAATAGAAGGGTATTAGTGGAATTAGCATATAGCATAGAGCAACTAATTAAGAGTTTCACAAGTGGGTAAAATAATCCTAAAATAAAGGTTTACGGAGGGAATTACAGCATGAAAAAAGTGGTCGCTTTTATGGGGAGCCCAAGAAAAAATGGCAACACCGTCACCCTTGTTAAAGAAGTTATTCGTGGAGCACAAGAGGCTGGGGCTGAAACAACTATTTTTGATCTGTATGATATGAATCTTAAACCCTGCAAAGGCTGTTTAGCTTGTCGCAAAACCGGAAACTGCGTCATGCAAGATGATTTTCAGAATATGTTTAAACATATTATCGAGGCCGATGTTGTGGTTTTTGGATCCCCCGTCTATCTTTGGCAGATTACAGCTCAAATGAAATTGTTGTGGGATAGGCTCTGCGGCTTATTCGATGAAAACCATAAGCCCAGGTATGCTGCTAAAAGCCTGATCATGGTTTATTCCCAAGGTAATCCCAACGCCCAGGCTTTTCAGACATCCTTTCAGAGCTATGAAGCGATGTTTAAGATGTTTGGTTTGAATGTAGTTAATACCATTTTACAAACCGGCGGCACTGACCCCAGCACTGCAGCTAACAATCAAGAACTCTTATCTAAAGCTTATGAAGCAGGAAAGGCCATCTAGTGAAATATAATCTACCTTACAAAAGGGTAAGCTTAAACTGGAAAATGTAAGCCAAAGTTATGGCAGGGCATTTTCCAGTTTTGCTATACTGAACCTACTCAGCAAAGGAGGTTCTTTTTTCATGACTATTCTCGAGGTGAATAATCTTAAAAAAGTCTATACTACCCGCTTTGGCGGCAGCCCTGTTCAGGCCTTAGCCAATGTGTCCTTCTCCGTGGAGGAGGGGGAATATGCAGCGATTATGGGGGAATCGGGGTCAGGCAAAACCACCCTGCTCAATATTCTGGCCTCTCTCGACAAACCCACCAGTGGTGAGGTGCTGCTCAAGGGGAAAGGGCTCAGCACCATTAAAGAAAAGGAGATTTCCGCCTTCCGTCGGGAAAATCTCGGTTTTGTGTTTCAGGATTTTAATCTATTGGATACTTTCTCCTTGCAGGATAATATTTTCCTGCCCCTGGTGCTCTCCGGCAAGTCCTATGAGGAGATGAGCCGGCGTTTGGAGCCCATTGCCCGCAAGCTGGGCATCGGTG comes from Desulfosporosinus meridiei DSM 13257 and encodes:
- a CDS encoding ABC transporter substrate-binding protein — protein: MRKKLIAVLILLCLALTMTTACGKLTGPNQPASASAGNGSDDSATVSFTDSAGRVVEIPKNITRIAPSGSMAQIVLFALAPDMFAGLSSKWAPAAEEYLDTKYYNLPVLGQLYGSSDLNLEELAKVNPQLIIDVGEPKSTIADDMNGLSKQVGIPTVHITATTETMGDTYRMLGKLLGREKEAEVLARYCEEIKQNTDEIMKKVGEKGKANLLYCLGDNGLNVLAKDSFHAEILDRISNNVAVVKDISSKGSGNPVDLEQIILWNPDVIVFAPGSIYSTIGQDKSWQEVKAIKNGKYYEVPLGPYNWMGFPPSVNRYMGMIWITQLLYPEQANYDLYKETARYYDLFYHCKLTEAQYKALVANSIYR
- a CDS encoding ABC transporter ATP-binding protein translates to MSIEVANLSFSYGDRLILDRINFVAKDQELLSILGPNGTGKSTLFRCILGLLSKYRGKALLNGRDIRKLGIREMAQYIAYIPQSHYPSFNYTVFDMVLMGTTVQLSSLSSPSLKQRKLAESALERLGIIHLKERGYTQISGGERQLVLMARALVQEAKILILDEPTANLDFGNQIRVLTQIKSLAKEGYTIIQSTHNPDQTFLFSDKVLAMKDGKVLALGSPCQVFSQELIYQLYGIDVELQSLYDDKARVCIPKSIIEAGSLPRFSSYIHRKSKKSMQKNQ
- a CDS encoding FecCD family ABC transporter permease; the encoded protein is MNRNQAVVCGLGILLIISIFISIRFGRYPIPSRELLGILLEKLYPAEKFWPDQVEIVLLNIRLPRILLACLVGCCLSAAGAAYQGVFQNPMASPDVLGASQGAAFGAALAILYYRSSTFITFSAFFFSLLTVALVFLISRRARGKSLLALVLSGIMISSLFSAGTSFIKLVADPTDQLPAITYWLMGSLAGAKFSDILFSIIPMSLGLIPLLLLRWRLNVLTLGDEEAKTMGVNAQRIRLLVIICATFVTAASVSVSGMIGWVGLIIPHLARKLVGNNFIHLMPASMLLGAIFLLFVDNFSRNLFTTEIPLGILTAFIGAPFFVYLITRKGESF
- a CDS encoding GTP-binding protein, whose amino-acid sequence is MKLITVAGPPSSGKTSVILRLIEGMNRPQGSIGVVKFDCLTSFDNLSYAEAGIPVHTGFSGKVCPDHFFVSNIEDAVQWGVQSGFEVLITESAGLCNRCSPYIKGILSVCVIDNLSGVNTPRKIGPMLKYADIVVVTKGDIVSQAEREVFAFNIRQVNSAGKVIFLNGITGQGAFILAKYLQQAGEIHSLRDTRLRFTTPAAICSYCTGETKIGEPYQMGMMKKMEFKSL
- a CDS encoding ATP-binding cassette domain-containing protein, encoding MTADFLSILTSRPLAEVLREYPIGWDFLANYRLHSLGPELSFSQALLEVEEEALAEFGLDRLGALEGFAEFLEQFTPKENPLTEVKSITIIGGWNKAKSPEAVSLTISAGEIISIVGPTGSGKSRLLNDIECLAQGDTLTGRRILVNGAELDDLQRFEMEGKLVAQLSQNMNFVMDLTVREFLEMHAKCRLTPNVGEVTAICFQCANELAGEKFSEDTLVTQLSGGQSRALMIADTAFMSESPIILIDEIENAGINRRQAIGLLAKREKIILVSTHDPLLALSADKRIVIQNGGIAKVIEISEAEKESLGIIEDLDNTMQRLRTALRAGEVIRMRDLEEPG
- a CDS encoding DUF364 domain-containing protein; translation: MWELYDALIEGIPEDYRVDELVCGYHYTYVRSGDGSGVAAGRPYNQRMPMFNKNLLGSPLREAASCVKSWNLMEAALGSAALNAYYNNPQVARANGVEFSDAQRVEDRRYDPFIMSQNVVKGKKVVVVGHFPYLENLLEPVCDFSIIEWDPLEGDYPMSACEYLLPEADYAYLTCTALVDKTLPRLLELTRNADRVCLVGPATPLAPVLFDYGIDELSGFLIKDNAQAFRVAAGAEQVKIFRAGQKVAFKAERQQDHEF
- a CDS encoding methyltransferase domain-containing protein; protein product: MNFEWNAQTIRWYEEANAYSGFFRKVADLIAPMLRSYTTLCDIGCGLGLLDLELSPSIAGITCMDINPNALGALQKQVDARQISNIQPRLMDYKDLKEDWDIICISFFGSREIEEFLPHCRKLIAVVGKKQQTELYPEKYRKFLKNTPEKVENFLKEKRIDYVLTEAAFEFGQPFHSRADAEDFLRTHCPAISAEDLSNFLLRSLKTTGDSRFPWVIPRLKSIGVFEIKGSL
- a CDS encoding nucleoside-triphosphatase, producing the protein MHIFLTGEIQIGKSTVINKTLDLLQITPQGFRTYFGPDRTQADRLLYLDSAAKPQTFNEEKAVVHFRAERPPEVLVKRFDGFGAQLIRRARADSESALILMDECGSLESGAQVFQQEILAALDGNKPILGVVKLTSRGWTDQIREHAQVALLTVTRENRDRLPELLAHFHSG
- a CDS encoding flavodoxin family protein; the protein is MKKVVAFMGSPRKNGNTVTLVKEVIRGAQEAGAETTIFDLYDMNLKPCKGCLACRKTGNCVMQDDFQNMFKHIIEADVVVFGSPVYLWQITAQMKLLWDRLCGLFDENHKPRYAAKSLIMVYSQGNPNAQAFQTSFQSYEAMFKMFGLNVVNTILQTGGTDPSTAANNQELLSKAYEAGKAI
- a CDS encoding ABC transporter ATP-binding protein, which translates into the protein MTILEVNNLKKVYTTRFGGSPVQALANVSFSVEEGEYAAIMGESGSGKTTLLNILASLDKPTSGEVLLKGKGLSTIKEKEISAFRRENLGFVFQDFNLLDTFSLQDNIFLPLVLSGKSYEEMSRRLEPIARKLGIGDILAKYPYEVSGGQKQRCAVARALITNPQLILADEPTGSLDSQAAESLLRLFKEINSEGQTLLMVTHSVKAASHAQRVLFIKDGEVFHQLYKAGMSDEAMYQKISDTLTTMATGGGRHE